The Deltaproteobacteria bacterium sequence ACGCCACAAAACGCTTGCCTACGGGACCTCTTGTAACGACGTGGCCCTGTTTTACTGAAGCGATGTACCTAGTCTTCCAGGTTGGCGGATATCTAGCACAGGCAGAACTGTGGCGCTGGAGGACGGCAGGCCGACTGAGCTTGCATGATCTGACGGGGAGTGAAATAGAGCGGATGGTTGCACTGATGGATAAGTACAAAGACAGACCGATGGATTTGGCGGACGCTTCACTGATGGCTGCAGCCGAAGGGCTGGGGATGCAGCGGATCTTCACCTTGGACAGCGACTTTTACATCTATCGCTTGGTGGATGGCTCTGCTTTGGAATGCATTCCCTAGCTTGTCCTCAACGTGAAGAGGGGAAGTCGGGCTAGGCGTACCACTGTATCTCCATCCCTGGGCTCGTTCCTCGTCCCAAACCCATCGTTGCAATTGAGACCTCTTTCCCTCTTCTTCCCATCCCATACCGCGAACGGCTGCTGGCCTTGACGCTCCGTCGCGAGTTCCCTAAACATTCATGAGCAAGCGCTCAATCAGCAAAGGATGATCTATGGGAATTCGCACAGGTGCAGAGTTTATTGCCGGATTGCGCGACAGTCGGGAGGTCTGGCTCGGTAACGAGCAGGTGACGGATGTCACTACGCATCCCGCATTTCGCGGTGCCATCGGCAGTCTCGCCCGCTTGTACGATATGCAGCATGAGCCCGCCTACCACGAAGCCCTTACCTACCCCTCGCCGACCACGGGCAATCCCGTGGGCATGTCGTTTCTCATCCCGCACACGCGCGAGGAGCTTACTCGCCGCCGTCGGATGGTCAAGATTTGGGCTGATGCGACCTGCGGCATGATGGGGCGGAGTGCGGATTTCCTCAATACTATGGTGATGGCGTGGGCGGCCAAGCGCGATTACTTCGCGCAACAGAGCCCGGAATGCGCGGAGCGGGTGGGGCGCTACTATGAAGAGTGCCGCGAGCGCGATCTGTTCCTGACTCATGCCTTGATCGATCCGCAAGTGGATCGCTCGAAGAATCGTGCCCAACAGGACGATCCCTATCAGTGTCTACGCATTGTCGAAGAAACCCAGCAGGGGTTGATCGTGCGGGGCGCGAAAATGGTCGCCACGGCGGCACCCTTTGCCGATGAGATCCTCGTGTGGCCGTTTCCGCCGACGCTGACGGAGGCCGAAGCTCCCTACGCTATAGTGTTCATCATTCCGGTGGCTGCGCCGGGGCTCAAAATTATTTGCCGCGAGTCGTTCTCTCACCCCGACCAGTTTGCCGATCATCCGCTCAGCGCGCGCTTCGACGAGATGGACGCCGTGGCGGTGTTTGAAGACGTGCTGGTACCGTGGGAACGGGTGTTTCTCCATCGCGATGCCCGGCTGGTGGCGCAAATGTACGCCGGCACACGCATCCGCGAGATGACCGCGCATCAGACTAATACCCGCCTGTTGTCGAAAATCGAGTTCGTCTATGGCGTGCTCTGCCTCATGGCCGAGGCGATCGGCACTCAGGACACTCCTGCCGTTCAGGAAATGCTGGGCGAGGCTGCTTCGTATGTCGAGATTATCAAGTCGACGCTCGTGACCAGCGAGCACGAGGCGCAGGTCGATCCCAGCAATGGCGTCATGTATCCGGCGCTGCAACCGTTGCAGGTGGGCCGCACGTGGGGACCGCGCATCTATCCGCGTTTAATGGAGATCGTCCGTCGGCTAGGCGCGGGCGGGCTCATGCAACTGCCGGCGAGCATCGCGGCGTTCGACAGCCCCATCGGCCCGGACTTGGAGAAGTATTATCGCGGCGCGCATATCTCTGCACGAGAGAAGGTGTCGCTCTTCAAACTTGCCTGGGACCTCCTGGGGTCGGACTTCGGCGCCCGCCACACGTTGTACGAGCTGTACTATGCTGGCGATCCCAGTGCACTGATGGCGGGCTTTCATCGCGAGTTCAAAAAAGAAGAGTCGCTCGCTCGGGTGAAGACGTTTCTTCAGCAAGGGGCGGAGTGAAATGCTGCCACGATTTTCCTGAATAGGGCAGGATGAGGTAACGATGCCGCGCAAGATTCTCCGTTCCGCGAAGAAATCCAACTCGCTCATTCGCGATCAAAATCTGCTGGAACAGAAACGCGAAGCCGTGGCTGAAGCCGCCTTCGAGTTGTTTCTCAAAGAAGGTTTCCATCGCACCACCACCCGCGACATCGCGCGACGGGCAGGGGTCAGCGCCGGCGCGCCGTTCACGTACTTCAAGGACAAAGAGGATATTCTTTTTTATATCGTCAGCAAAGAGCAAGACCGCTCCGGAGAACAGTTGCTCAGCGCTCTGAGTCAGCAGATTGCCGAAGCGACCCACACCAATGCTGATCCAGAGGACGTGTTCAGGAATGTGCTTGCCACGTATCTGCGCGGAGTGAATGAAATACGCCGCTTCATCTTGCTTGCCTACCAGGAGACCAAGTCGCTCAACACTGAGACACGGCAGAGGTTGATCGCGCGCGAAAAGCGTCTGCAAGTGTTGATTGGCGAGGCCATCCGTTATGGAGTGGAGCGTGGTCGCTTTGCACCGGACAACATTGGGCTGAAGGCCCACAACATCATGGTACTCGCCCACGCCTGGGCAGTGCGGCACTGGGCATTTGCCGGGGAGATGGCGTCGATTGAGGAGTATGTTGCCTTCCTCCAGCCCTTGGTGCTTGCCATGTTGGGGGCTAGGACGGTAAAGGAAATCTCGCCCCCGATGCTGCGGCCGCTCACAGTGCTTCAACGTCGCGTCTCGGGAGAGCAAGGCGAAATGCTCGCCAAGTAGCTCCCATCCTTCGGGATGGGAGAGGATTGAAACGAGTAGGAGTGAACAAAGGAGGGGAACCTTTATGGCAACACATACTTTGGAACTCGATGGACAACGCTCCGATTCCTATCGGGGACGCCGCCAACAACCGATGCGCGAGCTGCACGAGTATATCGCCGACGAACCGCACGAAGGCGTGTTTACGGTCGATCGGGCCGTGTTTTCCGATCCCGCCCTCTTCGAGTTGGAGATGAAATATATCTTCGAGGGGACGTGGGTGTATCTGGCGCATGAAAGCCAGCTACCAAAGCCGCACGATTTCTACACCACGACGATCGGCCGTCAGCCGGTGCTCCTCATGCGTAATCAAGCTGGCGAGATCGGCGGGTTTCTTAACGCCTGCCCGCATCGTGGGGCGACCGTGTGTCTCGGCAAACGCGGCAATCAGAAGATCCTGACCTGTCCGTACCATGGCTGGTCCTTCAATACCAACGGCGGGCTGGTCGCGGTCAAAGCCTATGCCACCGGTGCCTATCCCGAAGCTTTCGACCGCCTCGACCATGGGCTGACCCGGATTCCGCGTTTCGCCAATTATCGCGGGTTTCTCTTTGGGTGCCTCAATCCGGCAGTGGACGATTTGGAAACCCACCTGGGGGCAACACGCACTTTCATCGACATGGTCGCCGACCAAGCCCCGCACGGCTGGGAAGTGGTGAAAGGAAGTACAGACTACACCTACGCCGGGAATTGGAAGCTTCAAGTCGAGAACGGGGTAGACGGCTATCACTTCGACATCGTCCATCGCACGTTCGTCGGCGTGATTCAGCGTCGGGCGAAGGCAGGGACGGATGGGGTGCGCGCGCTCGATGTCGAGCGCCTCGGTACGGCGGCGATCGCCAACGGATGCTATGACCTTGGCAACGGCCATACCGTGTTATGGATAGATTACCCGAACCCGCAGGATCGACCGCTCTATGAACGGCGCGGTGAGATCGCGGCGCAACTCGGCGAGGTGCGTGCACGTTGGATGATGGACCGGGTTCGCAATCTGCTTTTCTATCCCAACGTGTTCTTTATGGATCAGACTTCTACGCAGCTCCGTGTGATCCACCCGTTGGCGGTCGATAAGACACGGGTCTCCACCTATTGCATCGCGCCAGTGGGCGAGAGCGCGGCGGCGCGTACGCATCGGTTGCGGCAATACGAAGATTTCTTCAACGCCAGTGGCGTTGGAACACCGGACGATCTCGCCGCGTTCGAAGCGTGTCAGAGTGGATATCGAGGCCACTTAGCTCGTTGGCAACAGGGCTACTCGCGTGGCATGCGACGGGTGCAGCTCGGCGCCGATGCCGAAGCCCGGACCCTCGGTATACAACCCTATGCCAGCAGCCCCGACTTCTGCGACGAGACGCTCTTTCATGGCCAGTATCGTCAATGGTTAAAACTGATGAGCCAAGGACAACGTGCCGACCAGGAGGCGAGCCATGGACGTTGAGTTGCTGAGCCGTTGCGCGGAGCTGCTGTATCTGGAAGCGGCCTATCTCGACGAAAAGCGCTGGCACGAGTGGCTGGCGCTCTATACGGAAGACGCCGAGTTTTGGGTGCCGGCCTGGGATGAAGACGGACGGCCAACGGAAGATCCGCAGTCGCAGTTGTCGCTGATCTACTACAGCAACCGTGCCGGGCTGGAAGACCGCGTCTGGCGCATCCAATCCGGGTTGTCTCCAGCCTCGAACCCGCCGCTGCGCACGTGTCACTTGCTAACGAACGTCCGGATCGCAGCGGTAGAGAACAACCATCCCAAGGTGTCGTCGCATTGGCAGGCGCAGATCCATCGACCGGAGAAACAACAGACGTTCTCGTACTTCGGATTTTACGAACACGCGTTGCGTCTGGAAGGGCAATCCCTGCGTATCGCCGGCAAGAAAATCGTCCTGCTCAATGACGTGGTGGAAAGCGTGTTAGACATCTATCTTGTGTAAACGTTGGTGTAAGCGCTGAGGCAAGCGAGAGAACGCGAAGGAGAGATTATGAAAAACGGACAAGCCAAGATCGACTATAACGAGTTCGTCAAAGAAGACCGGGTGCACGGCAGCATGTATACGGACTCGGATGTGTACCAAGAGGAATTAGACAAAATCTTTCACCGTGGATGGGTTTACGTGGGGCATGCGAGCGAAATCCCCAATCCGGGAGATTTTCGCGTGACCACGATCGGCACCCAGTCGGTGATCATGGTGCGGGACGAAAGCGGTCAGGTGCAGTTGCTGATGAACCGCTGCACCCATCGCGCCAATGCGGTCTGCCAAGTCGAACGCGGCAACACCAAAATCTTTCGCTGCGCCTATCATGGCTGGACGTACCGCAATAACGGCGACCTGCAAGGCGTGACCTATCATGATCGCTACGGCGAATGGTTCCGCAAAGAAGACTTCGGCCTGCGCAAGGTGCCGCGCATGGGGATGCATCGGGGGTTTATCTTCGGCAGCCTCAGTCCTGTCGGCATCACGCTCGATGAGCATCTTGGCCAGCCGGTCAAAGAGCAATTGGACCTGTTTGTCGATCTGTCGCCGGAAGGGGAACTCGACGTGACGGCGGGGACCCACAAATACGGCTACCGCGCCAACTGGAAATTCCAAGTGGAAAACAGCATGGATGGCTACCATCCGAACTTCGTCCATCAGACCTTCTTCACGAACATCCAACATCGTACCGGCGCGAAACTGACTAATCTCTTCGCTAGCGGTTCGACCAGCCTCACGCGCGACCTCGGCAACGGTCATGTCATGTTGGATTACCGTCCCTACAATCGCGAGCATGGTCGCCGTATGCAGGAGCTGTTGCCGACACGACCGGGAGGACAGGCGTACCTGGACGCAATGATCGCTCGGCACGGGGCAGCGCGCGCGGAAGAGATTCTGACTGCAGGCGGAACGCACCTGTTCATCTTCCCCAACCTCGTACTCATCGGCGTGCACCTTCGCGTCATTCGCCCGGTGACGGTGGATCAGACTGAGGTGTTTCTCTATCCCGCCTTGCTCAAGGGGGTGCCGGCGGAAGTGAACGCTTCACGGCTGCGAGGACACGAGTCGTTCTACGGACCTGCTGGCGGCGGCGCGACCGACGACCTGGAAATGTTCGAGCGCAATCAGATCGGGCTCAGCGCCCGCGTCGATCCCTGGCTGGTGTTGGCGCGCGGGTTTCGGCAAGAGCGTCCGGATGTCGATGGCACTGTGGTAGGACAAATCACCGATGAATTGACGCAACGTTCCATCTGGCGGCAATGGAAGAAAGTTATGTCGCAAGATGGAGACACCGCCGCACGGCGAGGAAAACCGCGTCAGCTTGCCGCCACCGCTGTAGGAAGGGGGTAACAACCGATGGCGGTCGACCGTCACCACATCGAGAACTTCCTGTACCGCGAAGCCCGTCTGATGGACGAAAACGCTTACGACGACTGGCTGGCGTTGTGGGCAGATGACGTGTTGTACTGGGTACCGGCGAACGACGACGACATCGATCCTCAGCGTCACGTGTCGATCGTCTATGAGGATAAGACGCGGCTAGAGGACCGCATTGCCCGCCTGAAAAGTGGTGCCGCGTATGCGCAGGACCCGAAGTCTCGTCTGCGCCGGGTCATCGCCAACATTGAGATCGAAGAAGGAGACAACGGCGAGGTGACCGTGTACTCCAACTTCAATCTCACCGAGCTGCGCCGCAGCCAACAGCGCACGTTCGCCGGGCGCACGATCCACAAACTGCGACCGCACGACGCCAGTTTTCGGATTACTTACAAGAAAGTGCTCTTGGTCAACAACGACGAAGTCATTAGCAACATGACGTTTTTGATCTGAGGGGTTCGGGCCTGCTTTTTCCCTCTCCCCTTGTGGGAGAGGGCGAGGGTAATCAAGAAGAGCGGGCTCCATTGCCTTGCATTCCCCTCATCCTGACCTTTTCCCCTGCGGGGCGAAGGGGCCCAACGCCGCGACTGCATAACGAGTGCCGAACACTAACAGGGGCCGCGTTCGCTGGTGGGCATGTTAGGCAGAACTCAGGCAGCAATTTCGATATACGAGGAATAACTGCTTGGTTCCGGTACTGGATAGCCCTCTTGCTTTAACCCTTCAATATGAAAGGCAAGAGCCTCCCGGATGTTATGCTCTACTTCGTCTCTGTTCTGTCCCGTCGAACCGCAGCCTGGCACATCGGGAGAGTAGGCTGAGTAGCCAGTGCTCGTCTGTTCCACGATGATGAGATAGGTTTTCATGGCTTCAATCCCGCCTGCTTCAAAATGTTGTTCAACGTGCCCGGTGCCAGTTCCTCCCCCGGCTTTCCAGGCACAGTGACTAGCCCAGGCTTGGTCGAGTGTTTGTATTGATGATGGCTGCTTTTGGTTCGCACCCAATACCATCCATCTTGCTCAATGAGCTTGACCAAGTCTCGGACTTTCACCGTTCAACCGTAATTCTGGTTTGCCGAACGGTCAACCGCCTGTCATGCCGAACGTCGTGCTCAGCGCCATCCAGCCATGTTCTTTCAGTTCATCCAGATCCGCAAGCGGGCGGCGATGCGGCACAGCAGGGAGTTAGCCGAGCTCTCTTTCATGTCCACAAGAACTCCCGGATCTCTATAAGACGATGGAGGTTGCGCTGGTCCTCATCGCGCCACTTCTGTTCCCGGCGCGCATGCTGCTTGAGCGCCCGATAGTACGCTGCATACTTCTTCTCGTCCGGCGTCACCAGTGTACTGAACTTCGTTCCTGTCATCTTCTCAAAGCGCAGAGGCGGCTTGGCGACCTTCTTGTCATCTAACGGATCGCTCCTGCTTGGCCGTATCGCCGTCCACCACCGGTAGAGGCCACGTATCTCCTTCCATGCCTGTTTATGCCCTTCATCGTAGTTCCAAGCGATGTACTTATCAGGATGCTCTTGCTCCACGAAGTCAACTAGCAACTGGAAAGCTGCATGGAGCATGATCTCATCCTTGTCGTGCCAACCAGCCCGGAGCGTACGAATGGAGAGCTGAATGCTCTTGGATTTCTTGCTCTGTGTCATTTCTCTGGCTGACTAACGCCAGCAGTCTCGGGCCGCCGCCCGACCGCTGCTTTTCACATCCAGCAGGAACCGCAAACAGGGCTGCGTCCGCGGCACGGGCGGCCTAGGCCGCCTCTTCCAGTCAGAGCAGCTTACGGAATTCTTCGATTGTGATCCCTGCGTCTCCCACAATCCCACCCATCGTAATGGCATTGACGGGGTTGTGCCGCGGGATCGTCACTTTGCGCACTCCATCGCTCATGACGATATGCTTTCCTTGCCGTATGATCCGGAAGCCCGCCTTCTCCAATGCACGCACAGCAGTGAGATGATTCACACCAGGCAATTTCGCCACGACTACACGAGCACCTCAATTTCCCGTATTTGAGCCTCGTCCTGTTGCTTCACCTCCGCCGCTAAATAGTCACGCACGGCATCGGCAATATTTGCCAGTGCTTCTTCCTCGGTCGCCCCTTGGGACCAGCAGCCCGGCAAGCTCGGCGCACAGACACTGAACCCCTCTTCTGAAGGGTAGAGTACAACCTTGAACTTCATGCGTACCTCCTATCGTCAGTATCGCGACATCCCCTAGCCTAGCCTCACACCCCACCTCAGCCGCCTCAGCCCGAACGATTTGCTTCGGATTGCGAAAAAGCCGCTCGTAGGCAGTGGTCAGGCTGGTGGCGTTTGTGAGGCGCAGCCAAGTTGGTCAGCTAAATCCTACTTGAACAGTTCTTCGATAATCGCGTACGTTGTCTTGATCGCATCATAGGCCTCAGTCTCAAGAACAGCACTCTTTTCACGCTTTGAATGCAGCACTCGGTCGGCGAGCTTGATCACCTGCTCGGTAGCATCCCAATTAGGCCTGTATACAAGGGGTTTTACGTCCCTCATAAGATCTTTCAGCCGGTATTCGCGTACATCCGCAGTCCGTTTGTCCGTGCTTATCTTTCCTCGTCGTTTAAGGATTTCGAAACACCCCGACTCAATAAGGGCACGGCAATACACGACAGCTGTTTCGAACAAACCGAGCGAATAGCACTCATGCTTATAATTCCTTTGTACGACGAACGCCTCTTATTCAGCTCAGGGCAAAGAGCCAATACTTGCGCTCTCTGCATGATAATCCAAAAATAGAACCCCCCGAACATGCTCTCTTCTTCTATATTTGGCAAGCGTTTGCGGCACTACGCCCCCGCCGCGAGCTGCTTCTCGAACGCGGCGAGTTCGTCTTCAAGAATACTGAAATACTTCGCCTGCGGATGATGGAACACGAGTGCCGAGACCGAGGCTTCCGGCTCCATCATGAACCCTTCAGTCAGTTGCACGTCAATGCTCTCGGTCACGCGGAGCAGCTCGAAGAGCTTGCTTTGATCTTCGAGTCGCGGGCAGGCAGGATAGCCGAAGCTGACGCGCACGCCACGATAGCGGGCCTTGAAGCGTTCGCGCATGGTGATGTCCGCCGCGTCCGGGAATCCCCACATCTCGCGCAGACGTTGATGCAGCAATTCCGCGAAACCTTCCGCGCTTTCGATCGCCAGGGCTTGGAGAATATGCGATTGAAGGTAGTGCCCGGCCTGCTTGTAGCGTTCGGACACTTCGCGCACCCCGAGCCCGCAGGTCACAGTGAACATGGCCACATAGTCCATACGTCCAGAATCGCGCGGGGCAACGAAGTCGCTCAGGCACAGATGCTCGCCGTGCGCCTGCCGTGGAAAAAGGAAGGTTTCGAGCACGTCGGTGCCAGTCGAGTTGTAAAGCTGGATGGTGTCGCCGTGCGACTGCGCGGGAAAGAACCGATACACGGCACGAGCGCAAA is a genomic window containing:
- a CDS encoding PIN domain-containing protein, which translates into the protein MTLTDTGPLIALVNKNDPSHRRCLDATKRLPTGPLVTTWPCFTEAMYLVFQVGGYLAQAELWRWRTAGRLSLHDLTGSEIERMVALMDKYKDRPMDLADASLMAAAEGLGMQRIFTLDSDFYIYRLVDGSALECIP
- the hpaB gene encoding 4-hydroxyphenylacetate 3-monooxygenase, oxygenase component, encoding MGIRTGAEFIAGLRDSREVWLGNEQVTDVTTHPAFRGAIGSLARLYDMQHEPAYHEALTYPSPTTGNPVGMSFLIPHTREELTRRRRMVKIWADATCGMMGRSADFLNTMVMAWAAKRDYFAQQSPECAERVGRYYEECRERDLFLTHALIDPQVDRSKNRAQQDDPYQCLRIVEETQQGLIVRGAKMVATAAPFADEILVWPFPPTLTEAEAPYAIVFIIPVAAPGLKIICRESFSHPDQFADHPLSARFDEMDAVAVFEDVLVPWERVFLHRDARLVAQMYAGTRIREMTAHQTNTRLLSKIEFVYGVLCLMAEAIGTQDTPAVQEMLGEAASYVEIIKSTLVTSEHEAQVDPSNGVMYPALQPLQVGRTWGPRIYPRLMEIVRRLGAGGLMQLPASIAAFDSPIGPDLEKYYRGAHISAREKVSLFKLAWDLLGSDFGARHTLYELYYAGDPSALMAGFHREFKKEESLARVKTFLQQGAE
- a CDS encoding TetR/AcrR family transcriptional regulator — its product is MPRKILRSAKKSNSLIRDQNLLEQKREAVAEAAFELFLKEGFHRTTTRDIARRAGVSAGAPFTYFKDKEDILFYIVSKEQDRSGEQLLSALSQQIAEATHTNADPEDVFRNVLATYLRGVNEIRRFILLAYQETKSLNTETRQRLIAREKRLQVLIGEAIRYGVERGRFAPDNIGLKAHNIMVLAHAWAVRHWAFAGEMASIEEYVAFLQPLVLAMLGARTVKEISPPMLRPLTVLQRRVSGEQGEMLAK
- a CDS encoding Rieske 2Fe-2S domain-containing protein encodes the protein MRELHEYIADEPHEGVFTVDRAVFSDPALFELEMKYIFEGTWVYLAHESQLPKPHDFYTTTIGRQPVLLMRNQAGEIGGFLNACPHRGATVCLGKRGNQKILTCPYHGWSFNTNGGLVAVKAYATGAYPEAFDRLDHGLTRIPRFANYRGFLFGCLNPAVDDLETHLGATRTFIDMVADQAPHGWEVVKGSTDYTYAGNWKLQVENGVDGYHFDIVHRTFVGVIQRRAKAGTDGVRALDVERLGTAAIANGCYDLGNGHTVLWIDYPNPQDRPLYERRGEIAAQLGEVRARWMMDRVRNLLFYPNVFFMDQTSTQLRVIHPLAVDKTRVSTYCIAPVGESAAARTHRLRQYEDFFNASGVGTPDDLAAFEACQSGYRGHLARWQQGYSRGMRRVQLGADAEARTLGIQPYASSPDFCDETLFHGQYRQWLKLMSQGQRADQEASHGR
- a CDS encoding nuclear transport factor 2 family protein is translated as MDVELLSRCAELLYLEAAYLDEKRWHEWLALYTEDAEFWVPAWDEDGRPTEDPQSQLSLIYYSNRAGLEDRVWRIQSGLSPASNPPLRTCHLLTNVRIAAVENNHPKVSSHWQAQIHRPEKQQTFSYFGFYEHALRLEGQSLRIAGKKIVLLNDVVESVLDIYLV
- a CDS encoding Rieske 2Fe-2S domain-containing protein, which encodes MKNGQAKIDYNEFVKEDRVHGSMYTDSDVYQEELDKIFHRGWVYVGHASEIPNPGDFRVTTIGTQSVIMVRDESGQVQLLMNRCTHRANAVCQVERGNTKIFRCAYHGWTYRNNGDLQGVTYHDRYGEWFRKEDFGLRKVPRMGMHRGFIFGSLSPVGITLDEHLGQPVKEQLDLFVDLSPEGELDVTAGTHKYGYRANWKFQVENSMDGYHPNFVHQTFFTNIQHRTGAKLTNLFASGSTSLTRDLGNGHVMLDYRPYNREHGRRMQELLPTRPGGQAYLDAMIARHGAARAEEILTAGGTHLFIFPNLVLIGVHLRVIRPVTVDQTEVFLYPALLKGVPAEVNASRLRGHESFYGPAGGGATDDLEMFERNQIGLSARVDPWLVLARGFRQERPDVDGTVVGQITDELTQRSIWRQWKKVMSQDGDTAARRGKPRQLAATAVGRG
- a CDS encoding aromatic-ring-hydroxylating dioxygenase subunit beta; the encoded protein is MAVDRHHIENFLYREARLMDENAYDDWLALWADDVLYWVPANDDDIDPQRHVSIVYEDKTRLEDRIARLKSGAAYAQDPKSRLRRVIANIEIEEGDNGEVTVYSNFNLTELRRSQQRTFAGRTIHKLRPHDASFRITYKKVLLVNNDEVISNMTFLI
- a CDS encoding type II toxin-antitoxin system HicB family antitoxin, which produces MKTYLIIVEQTSTGYSAYSPDVPGCGSTGQNRDEVEHNIREALAFHIEGLKQEGYPVPEPSSYSSYIEIAA
- a CDS encoding type II toxin-antitoxin system HicA family toxin — its product is MKVRDLVKLIEQDGWYWVRTKSSHHQYKHSTKPGLVTVPGKPGEELAPGTLNNILKQAGLKP
- a CDS encoding type II toxin-antitoxin system HicA family toxin, with protein sequence MAKLPGVNHLTAVRALEKAGFRIIRQGKHIVMSDGVRKVTIPRHNPVNAITMGGIVGDAGITIEEFRKLL
- a CDS encoding type II toxin-antitoxin system HicB family antitoxin — protein: MKFKVVLYPSEEGFSVCAPSLPGCWSQGATEEEALANIADAVRDYLAAEVKQQDEAQIREIEVLV